One genomic window of Thioclava sp. GXIMD4216 includes the following:
- a CDS encoding Lrp/AsnC family transcriptional regulator yields MDELDRALLGLLSGDARLSLSTVARRLKVARSTVQARLERLESEKVIVGYTVKLGEAARSQRLRATALLEIDLKVQQAILGRLKAIPEIERIVTCSGRIDLMAQIAADTTMQLDRVLDLIGEIPGVLNSESLIHLTTKLDRAV; encoded by the coding sequence ATGGATGAGCTGGATCGTGCCCTTCTGGGGCTTCTTTCGGGGGATGCGCGGCTTTCCCTCTCGACCGTGGCGCGGCGGCTGAAGGTGGCGCGCTCGACCGTGCAGGCGCGGCTCGAGCGGCTGGAATCCGAGAAGGTGATCGTGGGCTACACCGTCAAACTGGGGGAAGCCGCCCGCAGCCAGCGCCTGCGCGCCACCGCCCTGCTGGAGATTGATCTGAAGGTCCAACAGGCCATTCTGGGACGCCTCAAAGCCATCCCCGAGATCGAGCGCATCGTGACCTGTTCGGGCCGGATCGACCTGATGGCACAGATCGCCGCCGATACCACAATGCAGCTTGACCGTGTGCTGGACCTGATCGGCGAGATTCCGGGCGTGCTCAATTCGGAAAGCCTGATCCATCTGACCACAAAGCTGGATCGGGCGGTCTAA
- a CDS encoding bifunctional 2',3'-cyclic-nucleotide 2'-phosphodiesterase/3'-nucleotidase, with product MTGISRRYFLAASAATGAYLVHPFKAEAAAGQIHLRLIETTDIHVAIDPYDYYGDKPDDTQGLARTATLIESLRDEAENTLLLDNGDLLQGNPLGDYIAHRKGVGDDVHPMIKAMNILGYDCATLGNHEFNYGLEFLQASLADAAFPFVCANVVVGPELGQIPTQDETLFPPYYVMDRGLVDGAGEVHEVKIGVIGFVPPQILQWDEANLKGRVSVRDIVAAARAWVPKLRQDEGCDLVIALAHTGIEGGGYTAGMENAALYVAEIEGIDVVLTGHQHRVLPGPDYEGIEGVDAQKGTLAGKPAVMAGFWGSHMGLIDLMLEKQGDKWQIVSHTSEARPIYKREDRKAVALVGSLPIILDAVEADHESTLAYIRAPVGKTSAPLYSYFAQVADDPSVQIVSQAQSWYARDMLKETAYKDLPILSAAAPFKCGGRGGPDYYTNVAKGPVAIKNVADLYLYPNTFRALKVTGATVADWLERSAGAFNQITAGAQDAALLNPDFPSYNFDVMDGVSYRIDLSKPSKFDSDGKQISEGGRIKDLMFNGKPIDPDQEFIVASNNYRAGGGGNFPGIEPSKIIFEGPDTNRDILLRFIQKEGTINPSADSNWGFAPMADTTVTFASGPAGRAFMEAVKGVQIAYAGEAEGGFALYRITL from the coding sequence ATGACCGGAATTTCTCGCCGTTATTTTCTGGCGGCAAGCGCCGCAACCGGAGCCTATCTGGTCCACCCGTTCAAGGCCGAAGCCGCCGCCGGACAGATCCATCTGCGGCTCATCGAAACGACCGATATCCATGTGGCCATCGACCCCTATGACTATTACGGGGACAAGCCCGATGACACGCAGGGGCTGGCGCGCACGGCGACCCTGATCGAAAGCCTCAGGGACGAGGCCGAGAACACCCTGCTGCTGGATAATGGCGACCTTTTGCAGGGCAATCCGCTGGGGGATTACATCGCGCATCGGAAAGGGGTGGGCGATGACGTGCACCCGATGATCAAAGCGATGAATATTCTGGGCTATGATTGCGCGACCCTGGGCAATCATGAATTCAATTACGGGCTGGAGTTCCTGCAGGCCTCTTTGGCCGATGCCGCCTTTCCCTTCGTATGCGCCAATGTGGTGGTCGGCCCCGAACTGGGGCAGATCCCGACGCAGGACGAGACCCTCTTTCCGCCCTATTACGTCATGGATCGCGGACTTGTGGACGGGGCGGGCGAGGTGCATGAGGTCAAGATCGGGGTCATCGGTTTTGTGCCGCCCCAGATCCTGCAATGGGACGAGGCCAATCTGAAAGGCCGCGTGTCGGTACGAGACATTGTTGCGGCGGCTCGGGCATGGGTGCCCAAGCTCAGGCAGGACGAAGGCTGCGATCTGGTGATCGCGCTGGCCCATACCGGCATCGAGGGCGGCGGCTATACCGCAGGCATGGAAAACGCCGCGCTGTATGTGGCCGAGATCGAGGGCATTGATGTCGTCCTGACCGGACATCAGCACCGCGTCCTGCCCGGCCCCGATTACGAGGGCATCGAAGGGGTGGACGCCCAGAAAGGCACCTTGGCCGGAAAGCCTGCCGTGATGGCAGGGTTCTGGGGCTCGCATATGGGGCTGATTGATCTGATGCTCGAAAAGCAGGGCGACAAATGGCAGATCGTGAGCCATACCTCGGAAGCGCGCCCGATCTACAAGCGCGAAGACCGCAAGGCGGTGGCGCTTGTCGGGAGCCTGCCGATCATCCTTGATGCGGTCGAGGCCGACCATGAATCGACGCTGGCCTATATCCGCGCGCCCGTGGGGAAGACCTCGGCACCGCTTTACAGCTATTTCGCGCAGGTGGCCGATGATCCTTCGGTGCAGATCGTGTCACAGGCGCAAAGCTGGTATGCTAGGGATATGCTGAAGGAAACCGCCTATAAGGATCTGCCGATCCTCTCGGCGGCAGCGCCTTTCAAATGCGGCGGGCGCGGCGGGCCGGACTACTATACCAATGTCGCCAAAGGCCCCGTGGCCATCAAGAATGTGGCGGACCTCTATCTTTATCCCAATACTTTCCGCGCGCTGAAGGTCACGGGGGCCACTGTGGCCGACTGGCTGGAGCGTTCGGCTGGGGCCTTCAACCAGATCACGGCGGGCGCTCAGGACGCAGCGCTGCTGAATCCTGATTTCCCCAGCTATAATTTCGACGTGATGGATGGGGTGAGCTATAGGATTGACCTCTCGAAGCCCTCGAAATTCGACAGCGACGGCAAGCAGATCAGCGAGGGTGGGCGCATCAAAGACCTTATGTTCAACGGCAAACCCATCGACCCTGACCAGGAGTTTATCGTGGCCTCGAACAACTATCGTGCAGGCGGCGGCGGAAATTTTCCGGGCATCGAACCCTCGAAAATCATCTTCGAGGGGCCGGATACCAACCGCGACATCCTTCTGCGCTTTATCCAGAAGGAAGGCACGATCAACCCCTCGGCCGATAGCAACTGGGGCTTTGCGCCGATGGCTGACACCACAGTCACCTTTGCCTCCGGTCCGGCAGGGCGCGCGTTCATGGAGGCGGTAAAAGGCGTGCAGATCGCGTATGCGGGCGAGGCCGAGGGGGGATTTGCGCTTTATCGCATCACGCTCTGA